The proteins below come from a single Propionispora vibrioides genomic window:
- a CDS encoding AzlD domain-containing protein, with protein MRTEIVVTIIMMAIATFATRFASPAILGAAGIPACFKRFLKYVPTAILTALIAPTLLAPHGYVEVSPHNSYLIAGAIAALLAYLRQPPLVTMSGGMAVMLGLRVFNF; from the coding sequence ATGCGGACTGAGATCGTTGTTACCATTATAATGATGGCGATTGCCACTTTTGCTACCCGTTTTGCCAGCCCGGCTATTCTGGGTGCTGCCGGGATTCCTGCCTGTTTCAAGCGGTTTTTAAAATATGTGCCCACGGCCATCCTAACTGCACTCATCGCGCCGACCCTATTGGCGCCGCATGGCTATGTCGAAGTTTCACCTCATAACAGCTATCTGATTGCCGGTGCCATAGCGGCGCTGTTGGCCTATCTCCGACAACCACCCCTGGTGACCATGAGTGGTGGCATGGCGGTGATGCTGGGCTTGCGGGTTTTTAATTTTTAA
- a CDS encoding PadR family transcriptional regulator, translating to MRTLKYAILGLLNCGPLTGYDITKEFASTLGNFWSAKHSQIYPELKKLADEGLVVFHTVTQGEKLEKKLYTITSDGREDFLQWLSRDEPLEPTPKDIFKLKTYFSDALPAAKRLEQFQSQLIKRQKKLDMLKNHREKLYGNTNPATLNDRQCSDYLVLQGAILREEAYVTWLRESIALLGS from the coding sequence ATGCGGACACTAAAATATGCGATTCTCGGACTGTTAAACTGCGGTCCGCTGACCGGCTATGATATTACTAAAGAATTTGCCAGCACTCTCGGTAATTTTTGGAGCGCCAAACACAGTCAGATCTATCCCGAGTTGAAAAAACTGGCCGATGAAGGGTTGGTTGTCTTCCATACGGTCACGCAGGGAGAAAAGCTGGAAAAAAAGCTATACACCATCACCTCCGACGGCCGGGAGGATTTTCTCCAATGGCTGAGCCGGGATGAGCCGCTTGAGCCAACGCCTAAAGATATTTTTAAACTGAAAACCTATTTTTCCGACGCCTTGCCTGCCGCCAAGCGGCTCGAACAATTTCAATCGCAGCTAATTAAACGCCAAAAAAAACTAGACATGCTTAAAAACCATAGAGAAAAGCTGTACGGAAACACCAACCCGGCCACCTTGAATGACCGGCAATGCAGTGATTATCTCGTTCTGCAGGGGGCCATTCTGCGTGAAGAGGCCTATGTAACCTGGCTGCGGGAAAGCATCGCCCTCCTCGGCAGCTAA
- a CDS encoding HlyD family secretion protein yields the protein MDVKKKTVRIGLGFLALFFAGGLLLAFKGHDAVSVAAEKKGGILTAEQAKLAFENIGGRLITEQVKESQEVKKGDVLMVLDSTDVDLAIEKLQAQIKQMDARINQASGDITIGYAKTDTAQTQTYRQIEQQKMALDAANAAYHNQQLTFDRKKSLAASGAISQAEMDSAQAALDMATANMGQQQRLLEKMLAGSNAGAREQILTSGTADAIYLPEIDQQRQTLANSRHGVEELLQERQNLLVQLKELQVKKGRLTLRAPEDGKILKVIAKQGEMVAPNAPVILLESKRYYYDIYLDERQAAALQVGGKLTGTSVATAAEVPGTIRFITAAPGFADLKMSREKGQADLAAFQVRIYIEPEANVLPGMTVEVKQDALS from the coding sequence ATGGACGTTAAAAAGAAAACGGTAAGGATCGGACTGGGTTTTTTGGCCTTGTTTTTTGCCGGCGGCTTGCTGCTGGCCTTTAAGGGCCATGATGCCGTGTCGGTGGCAGCCGAGAAGAAAGGCGGCATCCTAACGGCCGAACAGGCCAAGCTGGCTTTCGAAAATATCGGCGGCAGGCTGATCACTGAACAGGTCAAAGAATCGCAGGAAGTGAAAAAAGGCGATGTCCTGATGGTGCTGGACAGCACCGATGTGGATCTGGCCATAGAGAAACTGCAGGCTCAAATCAAACAAATGGACGCGAGAATTAACCAGGCCAGCGGCGATATTACCATCGGCTATGCCAAAACCGATACGGCACAAACCCAAACGTACCGGCAGATCGAGCAGCAGAAAATGGCACTGGATGCCGCTAATGCCGCCTATCACAATCAACAGCTTACCTTTGATCGCAAGAAATCGCTGGCTGCTTCCGGTGCTATTTCCCAGGCCGAAATGGATAGTGCCCAGGCCGCGCTTGATATGGCCACTGCCAATATGGGGCAGCAGCAGCGCCTGTTGGAAAAAATGCTGGCCGGCAGCAATGCCGGCGCTAGGGAGCAAATTCTAACCAGCGGCACGGCCGACGCTATCTATCTGCCGGAAATTGACCAGCAGCGGCAAACGCTGGCCAACAGCCGCCACGGCGTGGAAGAACTGCTGCAGGAACGGCAGAATCTGCTGGTTCAGCTTAAGGAGCTGCAGGTGAAAAAAGGACGATTGACCTTAAGGGCGCCTGAGGACGGAAAAATTCTGAAGGTAATTGCCAAGCAGGGAGAAATGGTGGCACCCAATGCACCGGTAATTCTGCTGGAAAGCAAGCGCTATTATTATGATATTTATCTGGATGAACGGCAGGCAGCCGCCTTGCAGGTGGGTGGCAAGCTAACCGGCACTTCGGTGGCTACGGCGGCCGAGGTACCGGGAACCATCCGCTTTATTACGGCGGCGCCGGGCTTTGCCGACTTAAAGATGAGCCGAGAAAAGGGGCAGGCCGACCTGGCGGCGTTCCAAGTCAGAATTTACATAGAACCGGAAGCCAATGTGCTGCCCGGCATGACGGTTGAGGTGAAGCAGGATGCGCTTTCTTAA
- a CDS encoding ABC transporter permease: protein MRFLKDELQYLFSGKGMPYEKVSLMIAIVITLVFWAVLSNHHVEDAKVAVIDLDNSKFSHEFIEQLNASPYIEVKTILNVPADPEKLLYQDRYLAAVYIPAGFEKNRYDKTENNIGVFYDNITAAPTGTLKSALNTIVAVENSMIAAPEVEALGVSGQQTAGLISNISLKERLLFNPTDSSNNSTVVGFLFFFSAMFFVFATIGMMARLRLERKWRKQILKGTPFDLMLRFAPYCFCLFVSLFVGLGLLRLIGDLSFAGNFFSLVFAVLLFVWSMAFSCILFGWGAPNPGAAISKMILFVPGGFILGGYTTPLDILPEWVRLVSNIFPLTWVFRFTRDILLRGASFMDAAQEFGSYMMYVTVLALLVCIRFYREYNSLQRQTAAGSQEEVA, encoded by the coding sequence ATGCGCTTTCTTAAAGATGAGCTGCAGTATCTTTTCTCCGGCAAAGGGATGCCTTATGAAAAGGTTTCGCTGATGATTGCCATTGTGATCACACTGGTGTTCTGGGCCGTGTTGTCCAACCATCATGTGGAGGATGCCAAGGTGGCGGTTATCGATCTGGATAATTCAAAATTCAGCCATGAGTTTATTGAGCAGCTCAATGCGTCGCCGTATATTGAGGTGAAAACCATATTGAATGTTCCCGCCGATCCGGAGAAGCTGCTGTATCAGGACCGCTATCTGGCGGCGGTGTATATCCCGGCTGGCTTTGAAAAAAACCGCTATGACAAAACCGAAAATAACATTGGCGTATTTTACGATAATATTACGGCCGCGCCAACGGGCACGTTGAAAAGTGCCCTTAATACCATCGTGGCCGTGGAAAACAGCATGATTGCCGCGCCGGAGGTGGAGGCCCTGGGGGTAAGCGGCCAGCAGACAGCCGGCCTTATCAGCAATATTTCGCTCAAGGAACGCCTGCTGTTTAACCCGACCGATTCTTCCAACAACTCTACCGTCGTGGGCTTCCTGTTTTTCTTTAGCGCCATGTTCTTTGTCTTTGCCACCATTGGGATGATGGCCCGGCTGCGGCTGGAGAGAAAATGGCGAAAGCAGATTTTGAAGGGGACGCCTTTTGATCTGATGCTGCGGTTTGCTCCCTATTGCTTTTGTCTGTTTGTCAGCCTGTTTGTCGGACTGGGGCTGCTGCGCCTGATCGGGGATTTAAGCTTTGCCGGCAATTTTTTCTCGCTGGTGTTTGCCGTGCTGTTGTTTGTGTGGTCCATGGCATTTAGCTGCATTCTGTTTGGCTGGGGGGCACCCAATCCGGGGGCGGCCATCAGTAAGATGATCCTGTTTGTACCGGGCGGCTTTATTCTGGGCGGTTATACGACGCCGCTGGATATTCTGCCGGAATGGGTCAGGCTGGTGAGCAACATTTTTCCGCTTACCTGGGTGTTCCGCTTCACGCGGGATATTCTGCTGCGCGGCGCTTCGTTTATGGATGCGGCCCAGGAGTTTGGCAGTTACATGATGTATGTGACGGTGCTGGCCCTATTGGTTTGTATCCGGTTTTACCGGGAGTATAACAGTTTGCAGCGGCAAACGGCTGCCGGCAGCCAGGAGGAAGTGGCCTAA
- a CDS encoding DNA-3-methyladenine glycosylase I — MPIRCAWVTEEPLYIRYHDEEWGQPCYDDQKLFEMLILEGMQAGLSWITVLRKRENFREAFDGFSASKIAQYDDAKTEQLMANPGIIRNRLKIKATIQNAQQFLAVQKEYGSFSDFIWQFVGGQPKVNHWQQISEVPATTPESDAMSKALRKRGFNFVGSTICYAFMQATGMVNDHTTDCFLHGQ, encoded by the coding sequence ATGCCAATACGATGCGCTTGGGTTACCGAGGAACCCTTATACATCCGCTATCATGACGAAGAGTGGGGACAGCCCTGCTATGACGATCAAAAGCTGTTTGAAATGCTGATCCTGGAAGGCATGCAAGCCGGACTGAGCTGGATCACCGTTTTGCGCAAACGGGAAAACTTCCGGGAAGCCTTCGACGGTTTTTCAGCCTCGAAAATCGCCCAATATGACGATGCCAAAACTGAACAGCTCATGGCTAATCCGGGCATTATCCGCAACCGGCTAAAAATCAAGGCGACCATTCAGAATGCCCAACAGTTTTTGGCCGTTCAAAAGGAATACGGCAGTTTTAGCGACTTTATCTGGCAATTTGTCGGCGGCCAGCCCAAAGTCAATCACTGGCAGCAAATCAGTGAGGTTCCGGCAACCACCCCTGAATCAGATGCAATGAGCAAAGCACTGCGCAAACGGGGCTTTAATTTCGTCGGCTCCACCATCTGCTATGCCTTCATGCAGGCTACCGGCATGGTCAATGACCACACCACCGATTGTTTTTTGCACGGCCAATAG
- a CDS encoding TolC family protein, producing MKRIYITGCLLVLLAGALPVFAESNALTLEESIRLALTNNEQIQMAASGVTEAEWQVKKAKGEKSIKLDATHTTAKIGGQYWSVYHIDDVPSDYFINSLTATLPLYSGGRVENTLKQAQAGREISALALQNTGQEIAFQTIGAYYYLLSCRHMEQVRQEANEQLAGHLKQVEAQYAVGNVNRADVLRAEVELSDARQALVNAQNDTRKAVFALNKLMGVAIGQDTVIEDQFTYEQNDYQLPEAVSYALAHHPEQLIEAEAMEQARLGVELAKAGKRPDVSLDASYTTYDTKLDQFDTKQWMAGITAHLNVFDGQVTSAGVKAAEQKVEQARHHAGEVARTVELQVQSAFLDMKKAEQNMATNQTAVAKAVEDFKLSQLRYGVSLATNLDVMDAQVALTTAKTNYIRSIYEYNVSKSALERAMGKPVNLPEKEK from the coding sequence ATGAAAAGAATATATATAACCGGCTGCCTGCTCGTCTTGCTGGCCGGCGCCTTACCGGTTTTTGCCGAATCAAATGCCTTGACCCTGGAGGAAAGCATCCGGCTGGCGCTGACTAATAACGAGCAGATTCAAATGGCGGCCAGCGGGGTGACCGAGGCCGAGTGGCAGGTAAAGAAGGCCAAGGGGGAAAAGAGTATCAAGCTTGATGCCACCCATACGACGGCCAAAATTGGCGGCCAGTATTGGAGTGTGTATCATATTGATGATGTACCTTCCGATTATTTTATCAATTCTCTAACTGCTACGCTGCCGCTGTATTCGGGCGGACGGGTTGAAAATACCCTTAAGCAGGCTCAGGCTGGTCGTGAGATCAGTGCGCTGGCGCTGCAAAACACCGGGCAGGAAATTGCATTTCAGACCATCGGGGCCTATTACTACCTGCTGTCCTGCCGTCATATGGAACAGGTGCGGCAGGAAGCGAACGAGCAATTGGCCGGGCATTTGAAGCAGGTGGAAGCGCAGTATGCCGTAGGCAATGTGAACCGGGCCGATGTACTGCGGGCCGAGGTGGAACTGAGTGATGCCCGTCAGGCACTGGTGAATGCGCAAAATGATACCCGCAAGGCCGTATTTGCCCTGAATAAGTTAATGGGGGTTGCTATCGGCCAGGACACGGTGATTGAGGATCAGTTTACTTATGAACAAAATGATTATCAGCTGCCGGAGGCGGTTAGTTATGCGCTGGCCCATCATCCGGAGCAACTGATCGAGGCCGAGGCGATGGAACAGGCCAGGCTGGGCGTTGAATTGGCCAAAGCCGGCAAACGGCCGGACGTATCGCTGGATGCTTCGTATACCACCTATGACACCAAGCTCGACCAGTTTGACACCAAGCAATGGATGGCCGGCATCACGGCCCACCTGAACGTGTTTGACGGCCAGGTAACCAGTGCCGGAGTGAAAGCCGCCGAGCAGAAGGTCGAGCAGGCCAGGCACCATGCCGGCGAGGTGGCCCGGACAGTAGAGCTGCAGGTGCAAAGCGCCTTTCTGGATATGAAGAAGGCCGAGCAGAATATGGCAACCAATCAGACGGCGGTAGCTAAGGCGGTGGAGGATTTTAAGCTGTCCCAGCTGCGGTATGGAGTAAGCCTGGCGACCAACCTGGATGTGATGGATGCCCAGGTGGCGCTGACTACCGCTAAAACAAACTATATCCGGTCGATCTATGAGTACAATGTCAGCAAGTCGGCCTTGGAACGGGCCATGGGTAAACCGGTAAATCTTCCGGAAAAAGAAAAATAA
- a CDS encoding serine hydrolase, which translates to MIKKTMAVCLLLSAMTVNGWAAPALNKEIAKDLQGFQGKAGVYAKNLTTGKTIQFNQNEIFPTASTSKLLVALATYKYLYPGAETYKKEQYDQYIEAMMTVSDNDSFYALLGEFDSNHTDTLSKVTKDLRLQRTLIHNEKAYQQYQYHSVTTPLEMAKVFERIYSESYLDRNKSEQLKDELANSIFHDEIPRYMLTPVFHKVGELDDVLCDVGVIQDGHDPILISFYTSAADHRYSSDFIAAESAKLYNALRRK; encoded by the coding sequence ATGATAAAAAAAACAATGGCAGTATGTTTACTGCTAAGCGCAATGACTGTAAACGGCTGGGCTGCACCGGCACTTAACAAGGAAATCGCAAAAGATTTGCAGGGCTTTCAGGGCAAGGCCGGTGTGTACGCCAAGAATTTGACCACAGGAAAGACCATTCAATTTAATCAAAATGAGATTTTTCCCACGGCCTCAACCAGTAAACTGCTGGTTGCGCTGGCTACCTACAAGTATCTGTATCCCGGTGCCGAAACGTACAAAAAGGAGCAATACGATCAATACATTGAAGCCATGATGACCGTAAGTGACAATGACTCCTTTTATGCTCTGCTTGGTGAATTTGACAGCAACCATACCGATACGCTTAGCAAAGTTACCAAAGACCTGCGGTTGCAGCGGACACTGATCCATAATGAAAAGGCCTATCAGCAGTACCAGTATCACAGTGTAACCACGCCTCTGGAAATGGCCAAGGTGTTTGAACGGATTTATTCAGAATCCTACCTGGACAGGAACAAATCGGAGCAGTTAAAAGACGAGCTGGCCAATTCCATTTTTCATGATGAAATTCCCCGCTATATGCTGACGCCGGTCTTTCATAAGGTCGGTGAGCTGGACGATGTGCTTTGCGACGTGGGGGTCATTCAGGATGGGCATGATCCTATCTTGATCAGCTTCTATACTTCTGCCGCCGATCACCGGTATTCCAGCGATTTCATTGCGGCAGAGTCGGCTAAGCTGTATAATGCGTTGCGAAGAAAATAG
- a CDS encoding AzlC family ABC transporter permease, translated as MKITELTEGIRDTLPIMVGVVPFGLAYGIVAQSIGLTPGETLLMSLLVFAGAAQFISLPMFAEGAGMAMIALTALLINLRHLLMGLSLAPHMTGLSLPHKALLTFGMADETYAVTISRAQASSYSAAYQLGSNMTGYVTWALSTAGGIFLGSRISDPLSWGLDFAMPATFLALLIPRLTDKRNLLVCLVAAGVSIVAAISIPGKWYIIIACLTAAVVGGVLERGETDAD; from the coding sequence GTGAAAATTACAGAGTTAACGGAAGGGATTAGAGATACGCTGCCGATTATGGTGGGAGTAGTCCCGTTTGGCCTGGCCTATGGAATTGTAGCGCAATCAATTGGGCTTACGCCCGGTGAAACGCTGCTGATGTCTTTGCTGGTGTTTGCCGGGGCAGCTCAGTTTATCAGTTTACCGATGTTTGCCGAAGGGGCGGGTATGGCTATGATTGCCCTGACAGCACTGTTAATCAATCTGCGTCATTTGCTGATGGGACTTTCCCTTGCTCCCCATATGACCGGATTATCTTTGCCGCATAAGGCACTGCTTACCTTTGGGATGGCCGACGAAACCTATGCGGTGACGATTAGCCGGGCGCAGGCCAGCAGCTATAGTGCCGCGTATCAATTAGGGAGTAATATGACCGGCTATGTCACCTGGGCTTTATCTACGGCCGGGGGGATTTTTCTTGGCAGCCGTATCAGCGATCCGCTTTCCTGGGGTCTTGATTTTGCCATGCCTGCCACTTTTCTGGCCCTCTTAATTCCCCGGCTCACCGACAAGCGCAACCTGCTGGTATGCCTGGTCGCTGCGGGTGTCAGTATCGTCGCAGCCATTAGCATACCGGGGAAATGGTATATTATTATTGCCTGTTTAACGGCTGCCGTAGTTGGCGGCGTATTAGAAAGGGGAGAAACTGATGCGGACTGA
- a CDS encoding HD domain-containing phosphohydrolase — protein MLQNNNTSVLVGTDACAPALHVMEELLKVVQQLSATHDLQAVMDIVRHSVRELTGSDGATFVLRDGEFCYYAEEDAITPLWKGLRFPMEICISGWVMRNRQPTIIEDIYHDDRIPIDVYRKTFVRSLAMVPIKTNDPIGAIGCYWSKVCQPTAEQVQVLHVLADTAAIAMDNIGYQESIASQARQLEEAIDGTLLTVAKMVELKDPYTSGHQRRVGILSYDMACELGWDKKRCEMLRRAAIVHDIGKIGIPGELLTKPSKLTPQEFGLIQTHAAMSYDILKDVNFLMPIAKIILQHHERLNGSGYPHGLTGEQILPEAKIIAVADVFEAMTSHRPYRPAPGMDAALEELLRNKGVLYDSVVVDALVRLVKEKNYCLPE, from the coding sequence ATGCTTCAAAATAACAATACCTCCGTGCTCGTCGGAACCGATGCCTGCGCACCAGCGCTTCATGTTATGGAGGAATTGCTTAAGGTCGTGCAGCAGCTTTCCGCTACCCATGATTTACAGGCGGTAATGGATATTGTCCGTCATTCGGTACGGGAACTCACCGGCTCGGATGGAGCTACCTTTGTTTTACGGGATGGGGAATTTTGCTATTATGCAGAGGAAGATGCCATTACTCCGCTGTGGAAAGGGCTGCGTTTTCCTATGGAGATTTGCATCAGCGGCTGGGTTATGCGCAACCGCCAGCCTACTATTATTGAAGATATTTATCATGACGACCGGATTCCGATTGATGTATATCGCAAAACCTTTGTACGCAGTCTGGCCATGGTGCCGATTAAAACGAATGATCCAATCGGTGCTATTGGCTGTTATTGGTCCAAAGTATGTCAACCTACGGCGGAACAGGTGCAGGTGCTTCACGTGCTGGCCGACACGGCGGCCATTGCCATGGATAATATCGGCTATCAGGAAAGCATCGCCAGCCAGGCGCGACAGCTTGAGGAAGCTATCGACGGCACACTGCTAACGGTAGCCAAGATGGTAGAGTTGAAGGACCCCTATACTTCCGGCCATCAACGGCGGGTGGGTATCCTTTCTTACGATATGGCCTGCGAGTTGGGCTGGGATAAAAAACGTTGTGAAATGCTGCGTCGTGCGGCCATTGTGCATGATATCGGAAAAATCGGCATTCCCGGCGAACTGTTGACGAAACCGTCCAAGCTTACGCCGCAGGAGTTCGGTCTGATTCAGACCCACGCTGCCATGAGCTATGATATTCTTAAAGATGTGAACTTTCTTATGCCCATTGCGAAGATTATTTTGCAGCACCATGAGCGTTTAAATGGCAGCGGCTATCCGCACGGGCTGACGGGGGAGCAAATTCTGCCGGAGGCCAAGATTATTGCGGTGGCCGATGTCTTTGAAGCGATGACCTCCCATCGTCCCTACCGGCCGGCGCCGGGGATGGATGCTGCTTTGGAAGAGCTTTTGCGGAATAAAGGGGTATTGTACGATTCTGTTGTGGTGGACGCCCTTGTCCGGTTGGTAAAAGAGAAGAATTATTGTCTTCCCGAATAA
- a CDS encoding MarR family winged helix-turn-helix transcriptional regulator, which produces MRWYNRELPSREVLTGVAERVPELNVSAVQLLLQILQAANEIQHHIYDVLEKKYKLSEGKLAVMIILYIAAADGISPSQLADKAGVTRATISAMLHRLSRDGLATSFSDSADGRGKVVSLTPQGRRFMEGILPDHYLRIAQMMNKLDQTEQAHLVRLLKKMNAQ; this is translated from the coding sequence TTGCGCTGGTACAACCGGGAGCTTCCCAGCCGGGAAGTATTGACAGGTGTTGCCGAAAGAGTACCGGAACTCAATGTCTCGGCCGTACAGTTACTGCTACAGATTTTGCAGGCGGCCAATGAGATTCAACATCATATTTATGATGTTCTGGAGAAAAAGTATAAACTGTCCGAAGGGAAGCTGGCAGTGATGATCATCCTGTATATCGCTGCCGCCGACGGTATATCTCCGTCACAGTTGGCGGATAAAGCCGGTGTGACAAGGGCGACGATCAGTGCCATGCTCCACCGCCTGAGCCGGGACGGGCTGGCGACTTCTTTTTCCGACTCGGCCGACGGCCGGGGCAAGGTTGTTTCTTTAACGCCCCAGGGCCGGCGCTTTATGGAAGGTATCCTGCCGGACCATTATTTGCGCATTGCCCAAATGATGAACAAGCTGGACCAGACGGAGCAGGCCCACCTGGTACGGCTGCTGAAAAAGATGAATGCCCAATAA
- a CDS encoding PLP-dependent aminotransferase family protein: MDITKILSGIRIDQQATAPMYLQIANSLAAKIKECTLPANTKLMPERELANLLKVSRTTVINAYRLLEENGLVTTRVGSGTYITELSTGDGHTGSMPWEQLFSPPYKSPLASLLRSLVSSPTADDTISFAAGMPDPQLYDLTILENLTNQCPDLPKETFGHISIEGYSPLRHSLAAWQTSLGIPTSPDNVLIVSGSQQGLYLLVKALVEPRDYVIVESPTYLGTIQLLEAAGARILGLPQSDSLDLAVLEDYLIRYRPKFFYTIPTFQNPAGRVMTLAQRQELIRLAARYRLAIVEDDPYSQLYYGQQPPPTLKSLDTYGGVIYLSTFSKILFPGLRTGWITAPPPVINRLAQEKQYVDLHSNNLSQIILHTCLQQDYLAQHLTLVRREYRKRRDALAGAIRQYCPAYLDFTLPAGGFYLWCKVHPPASPAELLRQAAAAGVTFVPGEAFYLNQPDSPYIRLCFVTHDEDRLTEGVRRLAKILASGAANAPLAADTSARPLI; this comes from the coding sequence ATGGATATAACCAAAATACTAAGTGGTATTCGAATTGATCAACAGGCAACCGCCCCCATGTACCTGCAGATAGCCAACAGCCTGGCAGCCAAAATCAAAGAATGCACACTGCCGGCCAATACCAAACTGATGCCGGAGCGGGAACTCGCCAACCTGCTTAAGGTAAGCCGCACCACCGTCATTAACGCCTACCGGCTGCTGGAAGAGAACGGCCTGGTAACCACTCGTGTCGGCAGCGGAACCTATATTACCGAGCTAAGTACCGGTGACGGGCACACCGGCAGTATGCCCTGGGAGCAGCTATTCAGCCCTCCCTACAAATCCCCTTTAGCTTCCCTGCTTCGCTCACTGGTCTCGTCGCCTACGGCGGATGACACCATTTCTTTCGCTGCCGGTATGCCCGACCCACAGCTCTACGACCTCACTATCCTGGAAAACCTGACCAACCAGTGTCCGGACCTGCCAAAGGAAACCTTCGGCCACATATCCATCGAAGGCTATTCCCCGCTTAGGCACTCCCTCGCTGCCTGGCAAACCTCACTGGGGATCCCGACCAGCCCGGATAACGTACTGATCGTCTCCGGCTCTCAGCAAGGTCTTTACCTCCTGGTGAAGGCTCTGGTTGAACCAAGAGATTATGTCATTGTGGAATCGCCGACCTATCTTGGCACCATCCAGTTGCTGGAGGCTGCCGGAGCTCGTATTCTGGGCCTGCCGCAATCCGACAGTCTGGATCTAGCCGTACTTGAGGATTATTTGATCCGCTACCGTCCTAAATTCTTCTACACTATTCCAACCTTTCAGAACCCGGCCGGCCGGGTCATGACCTTAGCCCAGCGCCAGGAATTAATCCGCTTAGCCGCCCGTTACCGGCTCGCTATTGTGGAAGACGATCCGTACAGTCAGCTATATTACGGACAACAACCACCGCCCACGCTCAAAAGCCTGGACACCTACGGGGGAGTTATTTATTTAAGCACCTTTTCCAAAATACTGTTCCCCGGGCTGCGGACCGGCTGGATAACCGCTCCACCGCCGGTCATTAACCGGTTAGCCCAGGAGAAGCAATATGTCGATCTGCACAGCAACAACTTGTCCCAAATCATTCTCCACACCTGTCTCCAGCAGGATTACCTGGCCCAACATCTAACCTTAGTCCGCCGGGAATACAGGAAACGCCGCGATGCCCTGGCCGGAGCAATCAGACAATACTGCCCGGCATATTTAGATTTTACCCTGCCTGCCGGCGGCTTTTATCTGTGGTGCAAGGTTCACCCGCCGGCATCACCGGCCGAGCTGCTGCGTCAGGCCGCTGCCGCCGGCGTTACCTTTGTCCCCGGTGAAGCCTTTTATCTGAACCAGCCGGACAGCCCCTATATTCGGCTCTGTTTTGTAACACACGACGAAGACCGCTTGACTGAGGGTGTCCGGCGGCTGGCAAAAATTTTAGCGTCCGGTGCCGCCAACGCACCGCTGGCGGCAGACACCAGCGCTCGTCCCCTGATCTGA